One genomic region from Acidobacteriota bacterium encodes:
- the pilB gene encoding type IV-A pilus assembly ATPase PilB — translation MSTRIGEVLIEQGLLSHEQLNQALAHQRRNGGRLGTTLSELGYCSDLAICQALSKQYDVPSIELKKAEIDPEIISLVPVNVAIRYQLVPIKRVGTTLTVAVADPSNIMALDEIKFMTGLRVEPVIALEGDIREAIEQFYGDEHSLELQKVYDELSADADEYELELSQEDDMEDLDALQKGSEEAPIIKLVNLILAEAIRQGASDIHIEPYEKEFRVRYRIDGVLFIVMNPPVKFKDAIISRIKIMANLDISERRLPQDGRIKMRISQHGRKKEIDLRVSSLPTLFGEKIVMRILDATKLPLDLTKLGFEEDSLRRFQHAADSPYGMILVTGPTGSGKTSTLYTCLNRLNAEDVNIMTAEDPVEFNFPGINQVQTKEQIGLTFAASLRSFLRQDPDIIMVGEIRDLETAEISIKAAQTGHLVLSTLHTNDAPSAITRMLDMGIPPFLVTSSVNLVCAQRLVRRICKECKQEVQTPVPTLIEMGFPAPLAKKVRTFQGKGCSACSESGYKGRIGLYEVMEVTPAIRQIILSRDGFTVDDLRKKAIEEGMITLRESGLKKVGAGVTTVDEVLRETAAEH, via the coding sequence ATGTCCACCCGTATCGGGGAAGTCCTCATCGAGCAGGGTCTGCTCAGCCATGAGCAGCTCAACCAGGCCCTGGCTCACCAGCGCCGCAACGGCGGACGCTTGGGCACCACTCTTTCAGAACTCGGATACTGCTCCGACCTGGCCATCTGCCAGGCCCTGAGCAAACAGTACGACGTCCCTTCCATCGAACTCAAAAAAGCCGAGATCGATCCCGAGATCATCTCGCTGGTCCCCGTCAACGTCGCCATCCGCTACCAACTGGTGCCCATCAAGCGGGTGGGAACCACCCTCACCGTGGCGGTAGCCGATCCGTCCAACATCATGGCCCTGGACGAGATCAAGTTCATGACCGGGCTCAGGGTGGAGCCGGTGATCGCGCTGGAAGGCGATATCCGGGAGGCCATCGAACAGTTCTACGGTGACGAACACAGCCTGGAACTGCAGAAGGTTTACGACGAATTGTCGGCCGACGCCGACGAGTACGAACTGGAGCTTTCTCAGGAAGATGACATGGAGGACCTCGACGCCCTGCAGAAGGGCAGCGAGGAAGCTCCCATCATCAAGCTCGTCAACCTCATCCTGGCCGAGGCCATCCGCCAGGGTGCCAGCGACATCCACATCGAGCCCTACGAAAAGGAGTTCCGCGTGCGCTACCGCATCGACGGCGTCCTTTTCATCGTCATGAACCCGCCCGTCAAGTTCAAAGACGCCATCATCTCGCGCATCAAGATCATGGCCAACCTGGACATCAGCGAACGCCGCCTGCCCCAGGACGGGCGCATCAAGATGCGCATCAGCCAGCACGGGCGCAAAAAAGAAATCGACTTGCGCGTTTCCAGCCTGCCCACCCTCTTCGGCGAAAAGATCGTGATGCGCATCCTGGACGCCACCAAGCTGCCCCTCGACCTGACCAAGCTGGGCTTCGAAGAGGACTCGCTGCGCCGTTTCCAACACGCTGCCGACAGCCCCTACGGCATGATCCTGGTGACCGGCCCCACCGGGAGCGGAAAAACCTCCACTCTCTATACCTGCCTCAACCGCCTCAACGCCGAGGACGTCAATATCATGACGGCCGAAGATCCGGTGGAATTCAACTTCCCCGGCATCAATCAGGTGCAGACCAAGGAACAGATCGGCCTCACCTTCGCCGCCTCGCTGCGCTCCTTCCTGCGCCAGGACCCCGACATCATCATGGTGGGCGAGATCCGCGACCTGGAGACCGCCGAGATCTCCATCAAGGCCGCCCAGACCGGGCACCTGGTGCTCTCCACCTTGCACACCAACGACGCCCCTTCGGCCATCACCCGCATGCTGGACATGGGCATCCCTCCCTTTCTGGTCACCTCCTCCGTCAATCTCGTCTGCGCTCAACGCCTGGTCCGCCGCATTTGCAAGGAGTGCAAGCAGGAGGTTCAGACCCCGGTGCCGACGCTGATCGAAATGGGCTTCCCCGCTCCCCTGGCCAAGAAAGTCCGGACCTTCCAGGGCAAGGGCTGCAGCGCCTGCAGCGAAAGCGGATACAAAGGCCGCATCGGCCTCTATGAGGTCATGGAAGTCACGCCCGCAATTCGACAAATAATCCTCTCCAGGGATGGATTTACGGTCGACGACCTGCGCAAGAAAGCCATCGAGGAAGGGATGATCACCCTGCGCGAAAGCGGGCTCAAGAAGGTGGGCGCGGGTGTGACCACCGTGGACGAGGTGCTGCGCGAAACCGCCGCCGAACACTAA
- a CDS encoding type IV pilus twitching motility protein PilT translates to MKSNEEFKASLAELLEKLVHLNGSDLHLTPNTPPRVRIHGKVVPLDFADLRPAQTKKLAYSVMTDEQKFRYEENLEIDFSFGIKGLARFRGNIFTQRGSVAAVFRLIPFEIKSFEELNLPPILKQLCDKPRGLLLVTGPTGSGKSTTLATMIDTINSEQQGHIITIEDPIEFLHNHKGCLINQREVNSDTKSFSNALRVALREDPDVVLIGEMRDLETIESALRIAETGHLTLATLHTNSAHSTINRIIDVFPAHQQQQIRAQLSMVLEGIICQTLVPRVGGEGRVPALEILVPNSAIRNLVRENKVHQIYSAMQTGQAKFGMQTMNQSLSHLYMDRKITFESAWEKSSNPEELQEIIQRAGGRIPDRPAAHAAMLH, encoded by the coding sequence ATGAAGTCGAACGAGGAATTCAAGGCCAGCCTGGCCGAGTTGCTGGAAAAACTGGTCCATCTCAACGGCAGCGACCTGCACCTGACCCCCAACACGCCTCCCCGCGTGCGCATCCACGGCAAAGTAGTGCCGCTCGACTTCGCCGATCTCAGGCCGGCTCAGACCAAGAAGCTGGCCTACAGCGTCATGACCGACGAGCAGAAGTTCCGCTACGAAGAGAACCTGGAGATCGACTTCAGTTTCGGAATCAAGGGTCTGGCCCGCTTCCGCGGCAACATCTTCACCCAAAGGGGTTCGGTGGCGGCGGTCTTCCGTCTCATTCCCTTCGAGATCAAGAGCTTCGAGGAACTCAATCTGCCTCCCATCCTCAAGCAGCTCTGCGACAAGCCCCGCGGACTGCTTCTTGTGACGGGACCCACCGGATCGGGAAAATCGACCACCCTGGCCACCATGATCGACACCATCAACAGCGAGCAGCAGGGCCATATCATCACCATCGAAGATCCCATCGAGTTCCTTCACAATCACAAGGGCTGCCTGATCAACCAGCGCGAGGTCAACTCCGATACCAAAAGCTTTTCCAACGCTTTGAGAGTGGCTCTTCGCGAAGACCCCGACGTTGTGCTGATCGGCGAGATGCGCGACCTTGAAACCATTGAATCGGCCCTGCGCATCGCCGAGACCGGCCACTTGACCCTGGCCACCCTGCACACCAACTCCGCCCATTCCACCATCAACCGCATCATCGACGTCTTTCCGGCCCACCAACAGCAGCAGATCCGGGCTCAATTGTCGATGGTGCTGGAAGGCATCATCTGCCAGACCCTGGTGCCGCGGGTGGGCGGTGAAGGACGTGTGCCGGCCCTGGAGATCCTGGTGCCCAACTCGGCCATCCGCAATTTGGTCCGCGAGAACAAGGTCCACCAGATCTACTCGGCCATGCAGACGGGGCAGGCCAAGTTCGGCATGCAGACCATGAACCAATCCCTTTCCCACCTCTACATGGACCGCAAGATCACCTTCGAGTCGGCCTGGGAAAAGTCTTCCAACCCCGAGGAACTGCAGGAGATCATTCAGCGGGCCGGCGGACGGATTCCCGACCGCCCGGCGGCCCATGCGGCCATGCTGCATTAG
- a CDS encoding type II secretion system F family protein, with amino-acid sequence MPNFSFRGRNYETGEIIAGERFAPNPQALAAALRNERVMPIKIGEKKEGGEGLKLSLPTKNVGYKDMALFSRQFSVMLDAGLPLVQCLSILSDQAEKKVFRDTLRQVRADVEAGATLADAMRKHPRTFDDLFVSMIQAGEAGGILDVILQRLSLFLEKIVKLRRGVVSASVYPAIVIAVAVIIVFVIMIFVIPVFATLFEGMGASLPLPTRIVMKTSSLLSQFIIPILILAGIGALGFRQYYRTPNGRLAIDRVKLAIPVIGTVIRKLAIARFSRTLSTLLTSGIPILEGLQITAETAGNVVIKDALLKTRREVEEGKTLAEPIRKVKVFPSMVTQIIGVGEQTGELDQMLSKLADYYEDEADAAVANMLTMIEPIMIVFLGVVIGGIVVSMYLPIFTLIGNMSSF; translated from the coding sequence ATGCCTAATTTCAGCTTCAGAGGACGCAACTACGAAACCGGCGAGATCATTGCAGGCGAGCGCTTCGCTCCCAATCCGCAGGCGCTGGCGGCAGCCCTGCGCAATGAGCGCGTCATGCCCATCAAGATCGGCGAGAAGAAAGAAGGGGGTGAGGGTCTCAAGCTCTCCCTGCCCACCAAGAACGTGGGCTACAAAGACATGGCCCTCTTCTCCCGCCAGTTCTCGGTCATGCTTGATGCCGGACTGCCGCTGGTGCAGTGCTTGTCGATTCTCTCCGACCAGGCCGAGAAGAAGGTCTTCCGCGACACCCTGCGCCAGGTGCGCGCCGACGTGGAGGCCGGCGCCACCCTGGCCGACGCCATGCGCAAGCACCCGCGCACCTTCGACGACCTCTTCGTGAGCATGATTCAGGCCGGCGAGGCGGGAGGTATTCTGGACGTCATCCTGCAGCGCCTGAGCCTCTTCCTCGAAAAGATCGTCAAGCTGCGCCGCGGAGTGGTTTCGGCTTCCGTTTACCCGGCCATCGTCATCGCCGTTGCGGTCATCATCGTCTTCGTGATCATGATCTTCGTGATTCCCGTCTTCGCTACCCTCTTCGAGGGCATGGGAGCTTCCCTGCCGCTGCCCACGCGCATCGTCATGAAAACTTCCAGCCTGCTCAGCCAGTTCATCATCCCCATCTTGATCCTGGCCGGAATCGGAGCCCTGGGCTTTCGCCAATACTACCGGACGCCCAACGGAAGGTTGGCCATCGACCGGGTCAAATTGGCCATACCCGTCATCGGAACGGTCATCCGGAAGCTCGCCATCGCCCGTTTCTCACGCACTCTCTCCACCTTGCTGACGAGCGGAATTCCCATCCTGGAAGGCCTGCAAATCACCGCCGAAACCGCCGGCAACGTGGTTATCAAGGATGCTTTGCTCAAGACCCGCCGCGAGGTGGAGGAGGGCAAGACGCTGGCCGAGCCCATCCGCAAGGTCAAGGTCTTCCCGTCCATGGTGACCCAGATCATCGGGGTGGGAGAGCAGACAGGCGAACTGGACCAGATGCTCTCCAAGCTGGCCGACTACTACGAAGATGAAGCCGACGCGGCTGTAGCCAACATGCTGACCATGATCGAGCCCATCATGATCGTCTTCCTGGGCGTGGTCATCGGCGGAATCGTGGTTTCCATGTACCTGCCCATTTTCACCCTTATCGGCAACATGTCCTCATTCTAG
- the rpoC gene encoding DNA-directed RNA polymerase subunit beta', translated as MDKTQLLKDFEAIRIGLASPEKIRSWSSGEVTKPETINYRTFKPERDGLFCARIFGPVTDWECLCGKYKRMKHRGVICDKCGVEVTLSKVRRERLGHIELASPCSHVWFFKGLPSRIGHLLDLTLRDLERILYFEAYVVTDPGDDDVPLKEKELLTEERYRQLQAEFPGQFEAGMGAEAIKDLLATVDIEALAIDLRVRMKEETSQLKRLKFSKRLKVVDAFRKSGNRPEWMIMDVIPVIPPELRPLVPLDGGRFATSDLNDLYRRVINRNNRLKKLIELRAPEVIIRNEKRMLQEAVDALFDNGRRGRVLRGVKNRPLKSLSDTLKGKQGRFRQNLLGKRVDYSGRSVIVVGPELKLHQCGLPKVMALELYKPFIYNKLEKGGHATTIKSAKEMVENKEAIVWDILEEAIKEHPVLLNRAPTLHRLGIQAFEPVLVEGKAIKIHPLVCTAFNADFDGDQMAVHIPLSQESQIEASVLMLSSRNILSPANGQALAVPSQDIVLGCYYLTSTRKQSKGAGRSFADPSEVYHALERGDVTLLTPIRYRINGRLIDLTKEYDNQAVMLAGVQVVRNRWIDTTVGRVIFNDNLPDEMPFINGLLKKKGLQQLVNYCNLRSGLETTVEMLDTLKSLGFYYATRAGFTVAISDLIIPDNKEGMVEAAREEVIEVEQQYLDGAITNGERYNKIVAIWSNVTDQVADVMFDTMAGFGEGSEFNSIFTMADSGARGSKQQLRQLAGMRGLMAKPSGEIIETPITANFREGLTVLQYFISTHGARKGLADTALKTADSGYLTRRLVDVAQDVIITEEDCNTLDGVEITALIEGGEIIEALRDRIVGRVALEKVVDPFTGETLVDVNQEINEDSAASVQAAGIESVLIRSVLTCQAKRGLCRQCYGRNLATGEMVEMGEAVGVLAAQSIGEPGTQLTMRTFHIGGTASRIEEQSTVDSKTEGTVKFLNVQTVKDKEGHLVVMNRNGSLLVMNDKGREKERHAVIYGAKLMVKEGQKIKPGQRLIEWDPFTFSILTEFGGKIHFKDIVEGVTMKEEVDEVTGLSRKVIIESPDEKRQPQIQIKDKKGKVLKSYLIPSRAHLMVDNGDEVFPGGNLAKIPRETTKTKDITGGLPRVVELFEARKPKETAVITEIDGVVRYGGISRGQRKIVVENEEGDTKAEYLLPRGVHINVQEGEFVKAGEALMDGPRNPHDILQVLGEKELQRYLVNEIQEVYRLQGVNINDKHIEVIARQMMRWIKVEDVGDTEFLLEEQVDKFRFQEENERVASEGGKKATGRPLLLGITKASLSTDSFISAASFQETTRVLTEAAISGKVDYLRGLKENVIMGRLIPAGTGMEYYRNIEVESTMPQDEGPREADLLQEALDAETKGEAAKVE; from the coding sequence ATGGACAAGACTCAGCTTTTGAAGGACTTCGAGGCCATCCGCATTGGCCTGGCTTCCCCCGAGAAGATCCGCTCCTGGTCGAGCGGCGAAGTTACCAAGCCTGAGACGATCAACTACCGTACCTTTAAACCTGAGCGAGACGGTCTGTTCTGCGCCCGCATCTTCGGACCGGTCACCGACTGGGAATGCTTGTGCGGTAAGTACAAGCGCATGAAGCACCGCGGCGTGATCTGCGACAAATGCGGCGTCGAGGTCACCCTTTCCAAGGTGCGCCGCGAGCGTCTGGGCCATATCGAATTGGCCAGCCCCTGTTCCCATGTCTGGTTCTTCAAGGGACTGCCCAGCCGCATCGGTCACCTCCTCGACCTGACCCTGCGCGACCTGGAACGCATTCTCTACTTCGAAGCCTATGTGGTCACCGATCCCGGCGACGACGACGTGCCGCTCAAAGAGAAAGAACTCCTCACGGAAGAGCGCTATCGTCAGTTGCAGGCCGAGTTCCCCGGCCAATTCGAGGCGGGAATGGGGGCCGAGGCCATCAAGGACCTGCTGGCCACCGTCGACATCGAGGCCTTGGCCATCGACCTGCGGGTGCGCATGAAGGAGGAAACCTCGCAACTCAAGCGCCTCAAGTTCTCCAAGCGCCTCAAGGTTGTGGACGCCTTCCGCAAGTCGGGCAACCGGCCCGAGTGGATGATCATGGACGTGATCCCGGTCATCCCGCCCGAGCTGCGTCCCCTGGTGCCGCTGGACGGCGGACGCTTCGCCACCTCCGACCTCAACGATCTCTACCGGCGCGTCATCAACCGCAACAACCGACTCAAGAAGCTGATTGAATTGCGGGCGCCCGAAGTCATCATCCGCAACGAAAAGCGCATGCTGCAGGAGGCCGTCGACGCCCTCTTCGACAACGGCCGCCGAGGGCGCGTGCTGCGGGGGGTCAAGAACCGCCCCCTCAAGTCCCTGTCCGACACCCTCAAGGGTAAGCAGGGACGCTTCCGTCAGAACCTGCTGGGCAAGCGCGTGGACTACTCGGGGCGTTCGGTCATCGTGGTGGGTCCGGAACTCAAGCTGCACCAGTGCGGACTGCCCAAAGTGATGGCATTGGAACTCTACAAGCCCTTCATCTACAACAAGCTGGAGAAGGGAGGCCACGCTACCACCATCAAGAGCGCTAAGGAAATGGTGGAAAACAAGGAAGCCATCGTTTGGGACATCCTGGAAGAGGCCATTAAGGAGCATCCGGTCCTGCTCAACCGGGCTCCCACCCTGCATCGACTGGGCATCCAGGCTTTCGAGCCGGTGCTGGTGGAAGGCAAGGCCATCAAGATTCACCCGCTGGTGTGCACGGCTTTCAATGCCGACTTCGACGGGGACCAGATGGCGGTGCACATTCCGCTTTCCCAGGAATCCCAAATCGAAGCCTCGGTGCTGATGCTCTCCAGCCGCAACATCCTCTCCCCTGCCAACGGGCAGGCGCTGGCCGTGCCCAGCCAGGACATCGTGCTGGGCTGCTACTACCTGACCTCGACCCGCAAGCAGTCCAAGGGTGCCGGGCGTTCTTTCGCCGATCCCTCCGAGGTCTACCATGCTTTGGAGCGGGGAGACGTGACTTTGCTGACGCCCATCCGCTACCGCATCAACGGCCGCCTCATCGACCTGACCAAGGAATACGATAATCAGGCCGTTATGCTGGCCGGCGTGCAGGTGGTGCGCAATCGTTGGATCGATACTACGGTGGGCCGGGTTATCTTCAACGACAACCTGCCTGACGAGATGCCCTTTATCAACGGGCTCCTCAAGAAGAAGGGCTTGCAGCAGCTGGTCAACTACTGCAACCTGCGCTCCGGATTGGAAACCACCGTAGAAATGCTCGATACCCTCAAGTCGTTGGGCTTCTACTACGCCACAAGGGCCGGCTTCACCGTGGCCATTTCCGACCTCATCATTCCCGACAATAAGGAAGGGATGGTGGAGGCCGCCCGCGAAGAAGTCATCGAGGTTGAGCAACAGTACCTGGACGGAGCCATCACCAACGGTGAGCGCTACAACAAGATCGTGGCCATCTGGTCCAATGTGACCGACCAGGTTGCCGACGTCATGTTCGACACCATGGCCGGCTTCGGAGAAGGCTCCGAGTTCAACTCCATCTTTACCATGGCCGACTCGGGAGCCCGCGGCAGCAAACAGCAGTTGCGCCAGTTGGCCGGCATGCGCGGACTGATGGCCAAGCCTTCGGGCGAGATCATCGAGACGCCCATCACCGCCAACTTCCGCGAAGGGCTGACGGTGCTGCAGTACTTCATCTCCACCCACGGCGCGCGCAAGGGTTTGGCCGACACGGCCCTCAAGACAGCCGACTCCGGCTACTTGACCCGCCGCCTGGTCGACGTGGCCCAAGACGTCATCATCACCGAAGAGGACTGCAATACGCTGGACGGCGTCGAGATCACCGCCCTCATCGAGGGAGGCGAGATCATCGAGGCCTTGCGCGACCGCATCGTGGGACGCGTGGCCCTGGAAAAGGTCGTCGATCCATTCACCGGCGAAACGCTGGTGGACGTCAACCAGGAGATCAACGAAGACAGCGCCGCCTCGGTACAGGCGGCCGGCATCGAGAGCGTCCTCATCCGTTCGGTCTTGACCTGTCAGGCCAAGCGGGGACTGTGCCGTCAGTGCTACGGCCGCAACCTGGCCACCGGAGAAATGGTGGAAATGGGCGAAGCCGTAGGAGTGCTGGCCGCTCAATCCATCGGAGAACCGGGCACCCAGTTGACCATGCGCACCTTCCATATCGGCGGCACCGCCAGCCGTATTGAAGAACAGTCGACCGTGGACTCCAAGACCGAGGGAACGGTCAAGTTCCTCAACGTGCAGACGGTCAAAGACAAAGAAGGCCACCTGGTGGTGATGAACCGCAACGGAAGCCTGCTGGTGATGAATGACAAAGGCCGCGAGAAAGAACGCCACGCCGTGATTTACGGCGCCAAGCTGATGGTCAAAGAAGGACAGAAGATCAAGCCCGGTCAGCGCTTGATCGAATGGGATCCTTTCACCTTCTCGATTCTCACCGAGTTCGGCGGAAAGATCCACTTCAAGGACATCGTCGAAGGCGTCACCATGAAGGAAGAGGTGGACGAGGTGACCGGGCTTTCCCGCAAGGTCATCATCGAGTCGCCCGACGAAAAGCGCCAGCCCCAGATCCAGATCAAGGACAAGAAGGGCAAGGTGCTCAAGTCGTACCTGATTCCTTCCCGCGCCCACCTGATGGTGGACAACGGCGACGAGGTGTTCCCGGGAGGAAACCTGGCCAAGATTCCCCGCGAGACCACCAAGACCAAGGACATCACCGGAGGCTTGCCGCGCGTGGTGGAACTCTTCGAGGCCCGCAAGCCCAAGGAGACGGCCGTCATCACCGAGATCGACGGCGTGGTCCGATACGGCGGAATCAGCCGCGGACAGCGCAAGATCGTGGTGGAAAACGAAGAAGGCGACACCAAGGCCGAATACCTGCTGCCCCGCGGCGTGCACATCAACGTCCAGGAGGGCGAGTTCGTCAAGGCCGGAGAGGCCCTCATGGACGGGCCCCGCAACCCTCACGACATCTTGCAGGTGCTGGGCGAGAAGGAACTGCAACGCTACCTGGTCAACGAGATCCAGGAGGTCTACCGCCTGCAGGGCGTCAACATCAACGACAAGCACATCGAGGTCATCGCCCGCCAGATGATGCGCTGGATCAAGGTGGAAGACGTCGGCGACACCGAGTTCCTGCTGGAGGAGCAGGTCGACAAGTTCCGTTTTCAGGAGGAGAACGAGCGGGTCGCCTCGGAGGGCGGCAAGAAGGCCACCGGACGTCCGCTGCTGCTGGGAATCACCAAGGCTTCTCTAAGCACCGATTCCTTCATTTCGGCAGCTTCCTTTCAGGAGACCACCCGCGTGTTGACCGAGGCGGCCATCAGCGGCAAGGTCGACTATCTGCGCGGCCTCAAGGAAAACGTGATCATGGGCCGCTTGATTCCGGCCGGAACCGGCATGGAGTACTACCGCAACATCGAAGTGGAGAGCACCATGCCGCAGGACGAGGGTCCCAGAGAAGCCGATCTGCTTCAGGAAGCCCTCGACGCCGAGACCAAGGGCGAGGCGGCCAAGGTCGAGTAG
- a CDS encoding prepilin-type N-terminal cleavage/methylation domain-containing protein, which produces MRNQRGFSLIELLIVVAIIGIIAAIAIPNLVQSRIAANEASAISSCRTIATAQITYSSTVGNGAFGTLAELGDAAAPFIDEVLAAGTKDGYNFAVAANGQAGFDVTATPISESTGRRVFTIDETGVVRADGVPLGGGGAAPAP; this is translated from the coding sequence ATGAGAAATCAACGTGGATTTTCGTTGATTGAGCTTTTGATCGTCGTAGCGATCATCGGCATCATCGCTGCCATCGCGATTCCCAACCTGGTGCAATCGCGCATCGCGGCCAACGAAGCTTCGGCCATCTCGTCCTGCCGCACCATCGCGACAGCTCAGATCACCTATTCATCCACCGTCGGAAACGGCGCCTTCGGCACCCTGGCCGAACTGGGCGACGCGGCCGCTCCCTTCATCGACGAGGTTCTGGCCGCCGGAACCAAGGATGGATATAACTTCGCGGTCGCCGCTAACGGCCAGGCCGGCTTTGACGTGACTGCTACGCCCATCAGCGAGAGCACGGGACGGCGTGTCTTCACCATCGACGAGACCGGAGTCGTCCGTGCCGACGGGGTGCCCCTCGGCGGCGGCGGAGCCGCTCCTGCGCCCTGA